Proteins co-encoded in one Kiritimatiellales bacterium genomic window:
- a CDS encoding LacI family DNA-binding transcriptional regulator codes for MASQIDIAKASGVTQSIVSRILSGHWEQDRIARRTAEKVLRIAREMDYRPNLAANIVFGRKTNLIGVVVRSFHDPYLSIILDEINERAVQDKLSVIVAGMSKGVTPLQAVHLLRGYRPDAVIVVGTIDFSEWKKQMGRSGQKIIQIGLKTPEKNIISCSSDEYSGAELLVDHLRSLGHKKIGFIRDRSLTSVVRENALQTALAKHRLKLKVVEFVALDTLSNSLPAGDPAVQKLSEKITAGELTALICVGDMIATAFATRLMQTGIQIPQEVSLASYNDVPMAAMFNPPLTTIHLPSRELAGAAMDIVTGQRAARSLNLKPSLIVRASTAAVAPE; via the coding sequence ATGGCAAGTCAGATTGATATTGCAAAAGCATCCGGTGTTACGCAGTCCATTGTGTCGCGGATTCTGTCCGGGCACTGGGAACAGGACCGGATTGCGCGCCGCACCGCCGAAAAAGTTTTGCGCATTGCGCGTGAAATGGACTACCGCCCTAACCTCGCCGCAAATATTGTGTTCGGACGTAAAACCAATTTGATCGGTGTCGTTGTCCGTTCATTTCATGATCCCTACCTCAGCATTATTCTGGACGAAATCAATGAGCGTGCGGTACAGGACAAACTGAGCGTCATTGTCGCCGGAATGTCAAAAGGCGTCACACCCCTGCAAGCTGTCCATCTGTTGCGCGGATACCGCCCGGATGCCGTTATCGTGGTGGGAACCATTGATTTTTCCGAATGGAAAAAACAGATGGGTCGTTCCGGGCAAAAAATTATCCAAATCGGGCTGAAAACGCCGGAGAAAAATATTATTTCCTGCAGCTCAGATGAATATTCCGGCGCGGAACTGCTGGTGGATCACCTGCGTTCACTCGGACATAAAAAAATCGGTTTTATCAGAGACCGGTCGCTCACATCCGTCGTGCGCGAAAACGCATTGCAGACAGCACTTGCGAAACACAGATTAAAATTAAAAGTCGTTGAATTTGTCGCGCTGGACACGCTCAGCAATTCCCTGCCCGCCGGCGATCCGGCTGTGCAAAAGCTTTCAGAAAAAATAACCGCCGGAGAATTAACCGCTCTAATTTGCGTCGGCGATATGATTGCCACTGCATTCGCGACCCGCCTAATGCAAACCGGCATTCAGATTCCACAGGAGGTTTCGCTGGCGTCATATAACGACGTTCCGATGGCTGCCATGTTTAATCCGCCGTTAACCACCATTCACCTGCCGTCTCGTGAACTCGCCGGTGCCGCAATGGATATTGTCACCGGACAGCGGGCGGCGCGTTCTCTTAATTTAAAGCCGTCACTCATTGTCCGTGCGAGCACTGCCGCTGTTGCCCCAGAATAA
- a CDS encoding PEP-CTERM sorting domain-containing protein, producing MNKTCTSKVKKGFICAMISSVILSFIAPASAEIIYAQGFANEIGSGSATNKPMSDYDWETYFGTGATTGSSSVRIYTTPTNAGIVNVNAATPYGENIIYGVYQVNAANIQFAFTALTLDRNNYEQITLQFDIRSGTAATHHFAVKIGDDWYVSAATYDSENIRFETHNLVLDTADLIALDFSTAPGARTLGLTTTTQNFAAIAGDITAVGFFVDPGAGSTYMRVDNFIVTAIPEPATLGLLVLSVVGIFGFRRIRKERA from the coding sequence ATGAATAAGACCTGTACGAGTAAAGTTAAAAAAGGATTCATTTGCGCAATGATTTCCTCAGTGATCCTTTCGTTCATTGCGCCGGCTTCGGCTGAGATAATCTATGCGCAGGGATTCGCCAATGAAATCGGTTCTGGCAGCGCTACGAATAAACCGATGAGTGATTATGATTGGGAAACATATTTTGGCACAGGTGCTACAACAGGCTCTTCCTCTGTGCGAATTTATACAACCCCTACAAATGCCGGAATAGTCAACGTAAATGCCGCAACTCCTTATGGCGAGAATATTATATATGGAGTTTATCAGGTTAATGCCGCAAACATTCAGTTTGCGTTTACGGCTCTTACCTTAGATAGAAATAACTATGAACAAATTACACTGCAATTCGATATAAGATCCGGAACTGCAGCAACGCATCATTTCGCAGTTAAAATCGGTGATGATTGGTATGTTTCGGCAGCGACATATGATTCTGAAAACATAAGGTTTGAGACTCACAATCTAGTTCTTGATACCGCAGATCTCATCGCGTTGGATTTCAGTACAGCTCCTGGTGCTAGAACATTAGGGCTTACAACAACCACTCAAAATTTTGCAGCTATCGCCGGTGATATTACGGCCGTTGGCTTCTTTGTAGATCCCGGAGCCGGCAGTACATATATGCGCGTTGACAACTTTATCGTCACGGCAATTCCTGAACCGGCGACACTGGGGCTGCTTGTTCTGAGTGTCGTTGGAATCTTCGGATTCCGTCGCATCCGCAAGGAACGCGCATAA
- a CDS encoding alpha/beta hydrolase — protein MSAFLQYRKNFRRHLIPAAVLCAALFHAPPVLCSEFIIYAQSFANNVDKVGQFCADYGWKTYSGSAAGDFSSNSKRITYFSGAAVMANVRALSPYGQEIDRGCYLVKSKHITLAYVPLPEGVYSNLNLKFSIRHDALETQTYFAFQAGDTWYVSQDTFSNTNAFKECSIALAGDVQFRRLNFTPRSVLEISSDAPVAFSEITGDIINAGFLLEPDGTVDTNMRVDNFVITGGGRVSSSGTIFAVKSFLPADAGFTGFDEAVVYKTAGSEQLHFYLYKPAGWQSSDRRPMILFFHGGGWIGGSPSQYASACRTFADKGFVTATVKYRLAAAANRPPGMDTVTAHFRTVEDAKSAFRYTKANAAAFGVDPAKIITAGSSAGAHLSICVALLDVLNDPADNLDIVPDPAAVILMCPVIDTGPPPGYEIIYNRFKNRYKEFSPIDNLRSNMPPQLILLGDKDTILSEEHAQTYQSKVRALGSVCELVMVAGAGHSAFYTGKYAEAAIQETTDFLETFNLTGEYHE, from the coding sequence ATGTCCGCTTTTTTGCAATATAGAAAGAATTTCCGGCGGCATCTTATTCCGGCGGCGGTTCTATGTGCGGCGCTTTTTCATGCGCCGCCGGTTCTGTGTTCGGAATTCATCATTTATGCGCAGAGCTTTGCAAATAATGTTGATAAGGTAGGTCAGTTCTGTGCCGATTATGGCTGGAAAACATATTCCGGCAGTGCCGCCGGCGATTTTTCATCGAACAGTAAACGGATCACATATTTTTCCGGCGCCGCGGTGATGGCAAACGTGCGCGCATTGTCGCCCTATGGACAGGAAATAGACCGGGGCTGTTATCTGGTAAAATCAAAACATATTACACTGGCGTATGTTCCGTTGCCGGAGGGCGTTTATTCCAACCTTAATTTAAAATTTTCCATCAGGCATGACGCGCTGGAAACCCAAACGTATTTTGCATTTCAAGCCGGCGATACCTGGTATGTTTCGCAGGATACGTTCAGCAATACAAACGCGTTTAAGGAATGTTCCATTGCGCTCGCCGGCGATGTGCAGTTCCGGCGACTGAATTTCACACCGCGGTCTGTATTGGAGATTAGCAGCGATGCGCCGGTGGCGTTTTCTGAAATTACCGGTGATATCATAAATGCCGGTTTTTTACTTGAGCCGGATGGTACTGTAGACACCAATATGCGGGTGGATAATTTTGTGATTACCGGCGGGGGCCGTGTGTCGTCTTCCGGGACGATATTTGCCGTGAAATCGTTTCTTCCGGCGGATGCCGGCTTTACCGGCTTCGACGAAGCGGTGGTGTATAAAACTGCCGGCTCGGAACAGTTGCATTTTTATCTGTATAAACCCGCAGGCTGGCAGTCGTCAGACCGGCGCCCGATGATTCTCTTTTTTCACGGCGGCGGCTGGATCGGCGGCAGTCCGTCGCAGTATGCAAGTGCGTGCCGGACATTTGCGGATAAAGGATTTGTTACCGCCACGGTGAAATACCGGCTGGCGGCAGCGGCGAACCGTCCGCCGGGCATGGATACGGTTACGGCGCATTTTCGCACGGTCGAAGATGCAAAAAGCGCATTCCGGTATACAAAAGCCAATGCGGCGGCATTCGGCGTTGATCCGGCCAAAATTATCACTGCCGGCAGTTCCGCCGGCGCGCATTTGTCGATCTGCGTTGCACTGCTGGATGTATTGAATGATCCGGCCGACAACCTGGATATTGTGCCGGACCCGGCAGCGGTGATTCTGATGTGTCCGGTAATCGACACCGGTCCGCCGCCCGGTTATGAAATAATCTATAACCGGTTCAAAAACCGTTACAAAGAATTTTCACCGATTGACAATTTGCGTTCCAACATGCCGCCGCAACTGATTCTGCTGGGCGATAAAGATACGATTCTGAGTGAAGAGCATGCCCAAACATATCAGAGCAAAGTGCGGGCGCTCGGCAGCGTGTGTGAACTGGTCATGGTTGCTGGCGCCGGGCATTCGGCATTTTACACCGGGAAGTATGCCGAAGCGGCGATTCAGGAGACGACGGATTTTCTGGAAACATTTAATTTAACGGGTGAATACCATGAATAA
- a CDS encoding alpha/beta hydrolase family protein has protein sequence MNNFKRHAVPVFALVFAAVMGMTKTGAAFLFATAGDAPSEYGYIYAQNFANNSGESQYVDVYGWHAYSQTNAADITSKNSKRIIAYINGKTPVKNVAALSPFGDETTTTGVYVGNTWQVSLAYVPLPIDMSTQPNIILGCDLRMATNCSIARFAFQAGDTWYVSEDTYNYTHATEYKTARIGLFGDAEFRELVFVPGTSLQLSPEPAVPFSSITGNISNVGFYLNPNTGTTAVYMRLDNYTVESVETAAVTSEIAPSQIEESNYVPVEEVFIPRAQFEEQFAVYAGKLRGTGAARVTPEMTVLSTENLDGYVRQLVAYNVEENERITGWLLIPAGLAVGEKRPLMMCIHGTSAYGKDAPVNNYSNYPTEDVTEIEKRNQRKFGEDLVKRGFICFAPDRPGYGERVLPGATGTTIEKANAYKADFAARYPTWSYEYGKVVHDLQQALDFLVELDFVNTNRIGSMGHSLGGHDSLDIAAMDERIKAIAHSCGGGFVYDSKLWTSPATVENAVAKMNLGQSARRNLFHQKIAPRGVLLMIGLNDPSSPLGILPALELITEYYKEQLPMYGLTRQHPFTVLAHTAGHAMPDYIREYAYDWLEKQLMEY, from the coding sequence ATGAATAATTTTAAACGGCACGCGGTACCGGTATTTGCGCTGGTTTTTGCGGCGGTTATGGGAATGACAAAAACCGGAGCTGCTTTTCTTTTTGCCACAGCCGGCGATGCTCCATCTGAATACGGATATATTTATGCCCAGAATTTTGCGAATAACAGCGGGGAGAGCCAGTATGTAGATGTCTATGGCTGGCACGCATATTCACAGACGAATGCAGCAGACATCACATCAAAAAACAGTAAACGGATTATCGCATACATCAATGGAAAAACTCCGGTGAAAAATGTTGCGGCGCTTTCTCCGTTTGGTGACGAAACGACCACCACCGGAGTTTATGTGGGAAATACGTGGCAGGTTTCTCTGGCGTATGTTCCGCTTCCAATTGACATGAGCACTCAGCCGAATATTATTCTCGGCTGTGATTTGAGAATGGCAACGAACTGTTCAATCGCCCGCTTTGCATTTCAGGCCGGCGATACCTGGTATGTTTCCGAAGACACATATAATTACACGCATGCCACAGAATATAAAACCGCCAGGATCGGCCTGTTCGGTGACGCAGAATTCCGGGAACTGGTATTTGTGCCCGGAACATCATTGCAGTTAAGTCCCGAACCGGCGGTGCCTTTTTCCAGTATCACCGGCAATATTTCCAATGTCGGATTTTATCTGAATCCCAACACCGGAACCACTGCGGTTTATATGCGGCTGGACAACTATACGGTTGAATCTGTTGAAACTGCAGCTGTTACCTCCGAGATCGCTCCGTCACAGATTGAAGAAAGTAATTACGTGCCGGTTGAAGAGGTGTTTATTCCTCGTGCTCAGTTTGAAGAACAGTTTGCAGTTTACGCTGGAAAACTGCGCGGCACCGGTGCCGCGCGCGTTACGCCGGAAATGACGGTGCTGTCCACCGAAAATCTGGATGGCTACGTCCGGCAGCTGGTTGCATATAATGTGGAAGAAAATGAACGGATCACCGGCTGGCTGCTGATTCCCGCCGGACTTGCCGTCGGGGAAAAACGGCCGTTAATGATGTGCATTCACGGCACCAGCGCTTACGGCAAAGATGCCCCGGTCAATAATTACAGCAATTATCCGACTGAAGACGTGACGGAGATTGAAAAACGGAATCAGCGTAAGTTCGGCGAGGATCTGGTTAAGCGCGGGTTTATCTGTTTTGCACCGGATCGCCCCGGTTACGGTGAGCGGGTACTGCCGGGCGCCACCGGCACCACAATTGAAAAAGCCAATGCCTACAAAGCGGATTTCGCGGCGCGCTATCCAACCTGGAGCTATGAATATGGCAAAGTCGTGCATGATCTTCAGCAGGCGCTGGATTTTCTTGTCGAACTGGATTTCGTGAATACGAATAGAATCGGCAGCATGGGGCATTCGCTGGGCGGACACGACAGCCTTGATATCGCCGCAATGGATGAACGCATTAAAGCCATCGCGCACAGTTGCGGCGGCGGATTTGTGTATGACTCAAAACTTTGGACGAGTCCGGCGACAGTGGAAAACGCGGTTGCTAAAATGAATCTTGGACAGTCCGCGCGCCGGAATCTGTTCCATCAAAAAATTGCACCGCGCGGCGTACTGCTGATGATCGGCCTGAACGATCCTTCCAGTCCGCTGGGAATACTTCCGGCGCTGGAACTGATCACCGAATATTATAAAGAACAGCTGCCGATGTACGGGCTGACGCGTCAGCATCCCTTTACTGTGCTGGCGCACACCGCCGGGCACGCGATGCCGGATTATATTCGCGAATATGCTTATGACTGGTTGGAAAAACAGCTGATGGAATACTAA